In a genomic window of Gloeocapsopsis dulcis:
- a CDS encoding P-II family nitrogen regulator, whose amino-acid sequence MKKVEAIIRPFKLDEVKIALVNAGIVGMTVSEVRGFGRQKGQTERYRGSEYTVEFLQKLKVEIVVEDSQVDMVVDKVIAAARTGEIGDGKIFISPVEQVIRIRTGEKNLEAV is encoded by the coding sequence TTGAAAAAAGTTGAAGCAATTATCCGACCCTTCAAACTTGATGAAGTAAAAATCGCTTTGGTCAATGCCGGTATCGTTGGGATGACCGTTTCTGAAGTTCGTGGTTTTGGACGCCAAAAAGGACAAACAGAACGTTATCGGGGTTCTGAATACACTGTAGAATTTCTCCAAAAACTCAAAGTTGAGATTGTTGTTGAAGATAGTCAAGTTGATATGGTTGTAGACAAAGTTATTGCGGCTGCCCGAACAGGCGAAATTGGAGATGGCAAAATCTTTATTTCACCTGTAGAACAAGTGATTCGGATTCGCACTGGAGAAAAGAATCTAGAAGCTGTGTAA
- the rdgB gene encoding RdgB/HAM1 family non-canonical purine NTP pyrophosphatase — MNEHNPKLLVVATSNPGKLREMQLFLADSAWELTLKPDDLEVEETGNTFSENACLKASVVAKATGKWAIADDSGLAVDALNGAPGVYSARYGKTDADRIQRVLQELQDTPNRQAQFVCAIAIARPNGEIALQTQGICQGEILLAPRGSRGFGYDPIFYVPTHQMTFAEMPPELKQQVSHRAQAFKALLPQLTQL; from the coding sequence ATGAACGAACACAATCCAAAATTACTTGTGGTTGCAACAAGTAATCCTGGTAAACTGCGGGAGATGCAATTATTTTTAGCCGACTCAGCTTGGGAATTAACTCTCAAACCTGATGATTTAGAAGTTGAGGAGACAGGCAATACATTCAGCGAAAATGCTTGCCTTAAAGCCTCTGTTGTCGCCAAAGCAACTGGTAAATGGGCGATCGCGGATGATTCGGGTTTAGCAGTCGATGCCCTCAATGGTGCTCCTGGCGTATATTCTGCACGTTATGGCAAAACTGACGCCGATCGCATTCAGAGAGTCTTACAAGAATTACAAGACACACCAAATCGCCAAGCACAGTTTGTTTGTGCAATTGCGATCGCTCGTCCTAACGGAGAAATTGCTCTGCAAACTCAAGGAATTTGTCAAGGCGAAATTCTCTTAGCTCCTCGTGGCAGCAGAGGTTTTGGCTACGATCCCATTTTCTACGTACCAACTCACCAAATGACTTTTGCTGAAATGCCTCCAGAACTCAAGCAGCAAGTCAGCCATCGCGCTCAAGCCTTTAAAGCTCTACTTCCCCAACTGACACAACTTTGA